DNA sequence from the Pedobacter schmidteae genome:
TGTTTAAAGACGAATACAAGGATGTTTTTGACGACAATGCCAAGCTTTATCTGCAGTTTATAGACCGGTCTACCGAACGGATGCGCAACCTGATCAAGGGCTTACTAGATTATGCGCGACTAGGAGGCCAGCAAGCCAAAAGCCTGGTAGACTGCAATGCCTTAATGGATAGTTTGCAAAATGACCTGTTTAGCAGTATCAACGCTACAGGAGCAGAAATTCATTACGCCAACCTTCCTATAATATATGGTTTTGAAACCGCAATAAGGCAGCTTTTTCAAAACCTGGTTAGTAACGCACTTAAGTTCAGAAGACCAGAGGTAAAGCCTCAGGTGTACATATCGGCAACCAACAAGGACGATTTCTGGTATTTTGAATTCAAAGACAATGGGATAGGAATTGAAGAGCGTTATAAAGAAAAAGTATTTGTAATGTTTCAGCGTTTACACAATGTGGCCGATTATGAGGGGTATGGCATAGGTTTGTCGCACTGTAAAAAAATTGTAGAGTTGCATGGAGGCCGGATTGGCGTAGAATCGGTACTGAATGAAGGAAGTACCTTTAGTTTCACCTTAAAAGCTTAATCTCACACACGAATGAAAAAATATAAAGATCTTGACTGTGTTTTATTGGTTGATGATGATATTTCTACAAATTTTATTCACCGCAGGATTGTAGAAAACGCGAAGATAAATGTTGATGTAAAGGAAATTACCTCAGCCAAAGAAGCCTTGGATTACTTGACTTACTCAGGTAAATACGAAAACAATCAGGATGCACCAAAAGCCGGTATTATATTTTTAGACATCAATATGCCGGGGATGAATGGTTGGGATTTTATTGCGGAATATAAGAAGCTGGATCAAAAACACAAAGCCAGAATTGTGGTGGTGATGCTAACCACTTCGCTAAATCCGGATGACGAGCAACACGCGGCCAATGTGGAAGAAATTGCTACGTATTTGCATAAGCCTCTCAATTTGGAAGCTTTTGCAAAAATCGCAGATCAGTATTTTGAAGTATTGGAAGATGAATAATCTTAAGGTTGTTAAACCTCAAGATCATTCATTACTGCCTTAATTTTTTCGCCAAGTCTGGCATTTGTTTCCTTAAAGCTCGCTTTGTCCTTTAAAGCTGTATTTACACTACAATAAAATTTAATTTTAGGCTCCGTTCCCGAAGGACGTGCCGAAACAATACTACCATCAGCTGTGATAAATTGCAGTACATCTGATTTAGGCAATTCCAGTTCTGTTTTTACGCCGGTTTTTAAATCTGTTTGTACTCCAAGCTCATAATCCTTTAAGGTATCAATTGGGGATCCACCTAAGGTAGCAGGAGGGTTGTTCCTGAATTTCTCCATCATTGCCTTGATATCTTCGGCTCCTGTTTTGCCTTTTTTGGTAATAGATACCAGTTCCTCTTTATAGAAACCATACTCAACATACATATTGAGCAAAGCATCATACAAACTGCTGCCTTTGTCTTTATAAAAGGCCGTCATTTCGGCAATAAAAGCACAGGAAACTACCGCATCTTTATCCCTTACCAGGTCGCCAATCAGGTAACCATAACTTTCTTCGCCACCGCCAATAAAAGTATTTTTACCTTCCAGCTGGGTCATGATTTGTCCAATCCATTTAAAACCGGTCAGCGTATTGTAATAGGTTACATTTTTTGCCTCGGCTATGGCTTCTATTAAATTGGAAGTTACAATGGTTTTAACAATATATTCGTTGCCAGTCAGTTTTCCTTTTTCCTGCCAGGCGGTTAACAGGTAATTGATCAGTAAACTTCCTGTCTGGTTTCCGTTTAACAACACAAATTCGCCATCGTTATTTTTTACGGCTATACCTACACGGTCGGCATCAGGATCGGTAGCCAGTACCAGATCAGCATCAATTTCCTGGGCTTTCTTCAAGGCAAGTGTGAGTGCCTCTTTTTCTTCCGGATTGGGATACACAACTGTTGGGAAATTACCATCAGGCTTACTTTGCTCTTCTACTACCGTCAAATTGGTGAAACCGAACTGTGCAAGGGCTTTAGGCACCAGTGTAATTCCGGTTCCGTGAATAGGAGAGTATACGATTTTAAGCTCCTTCTGACGGGAAATAGCCTCTGGCGAGACAGACAATGCGGTAATTTTATCCAGGTACAACTGGTCAATTTCTTCCCCAATCAGTTCGATAAGGTTGTCTACACGATCGAACTTCACTTCATCAATATTTTTGATTTTGGCTACTTCATCCATCACCAGGGCATCATCAGGAGCGGTAAACTGTCCACCATCGGCACCATATGCTTTGTAGCCATTATATTCTTTTGGGTTGTGCGAGGCTGTTAACATGACACCACTTCTGCAGCCAAGGGTACGGATGGCAAAAGAAAGTTCTGGTGTTGGCCTTAAAGCCGAAAAAAAGTAAACATGTATACCGTTTGCCGAAAATACATCCGCAGTAATCTGTGCAAAATAGTCAGAATTGTTTCTGCTGTCGTGCGCAATTGCCACCTTAATTTTTTCGCCCGGATACTTCTTGTTCAGGTAGTTGGCCAGGCCTTGAGTGGCTGTGCCTATAGTATATTTATTGATCCGGTTAGATCCTGGCCCCATTATGCCACGTAAGCCTCCGGTTCCAAATTCCAGACTCCTGTAAAAGGAATCGGTCAGCTCAGTATAAGCTTCCTTATTCAGCAGGCCTTGTATTTCGTCTTTTGTGTTTTGATCGTAATTTCCCTTAAGCCATTCGTTAATCGTGTTTAAGGTAGCTTGTTCTAACTGCATATCTTATCCTTCCAAATTTTATTTTGTCTATTTTGCGTTTATTAGGCACGTTTTATTTAAATTCACGGCCGATTACAAGTATATAACCATTTTGGCTAAAATTAAATACTTGGAGCAAATAAATATAGCTATTTATACAGCTTTTAACCTTTAAAAATTAAATAAACCAAAAATGGAATCCTAATGGCTTGAGGCTGGGGTTCCTGACGACTAAAACAATTAAAAAATTATGAAAGTATTAAAGTTTGGAGGCACTTCTGTAGGAAGCCCTGAGCGCATGAAAAAATTGCTGGATATTATCAATCCTGCAGAAGAACAGATTGTCGTGTTATCGGCTGTGTCCGGTACCACCAATAGTTTAGTGGAAATTTCAGCCAAACTTTTAAAGGAAGATAAACAGGTTGCGTTGAGCTTAATTAACGCATTACACCAAAAATATAATGAATTCGTTGTTGAACTTTTAACTGAAGGCGAATTCCGCGAACAGGGACAAGAGGTGGTAGATTATCATTTCAACTTTTTGGCCACATTGGCCAATGATATTTTTACACCTGTTGAAGAAAAAGTAGTATTGGCCCAAGGCGAATTGCTGTCAACCACCTTGTATCATATTTATCTGAAGTCGATTGGCGTACCATCTGTATTGTTACCGGCGTTGGATTTTATGAAAATTGATGAGGATAATGAGCCTGATGTGCCTTATGCAACTACACATCTGCAACCCATCCTGGATCAGCATAAAGACAATAAACTGTTCATTACCCAGGGTTTCATTTGCCGGAACAGCTTTGGAGAAGTAGATAACCTTCGTCGTGGCGGTAGTGACTATACGGCTTCTTTGATCGGAGCAGCCATCATGGCCGAGGAGGTACAGATCTGGACAGATATTGATGGGATGCACAATAATGATCCAAGAATTGTGAAAGGCACCAAGCCTATTGCACAACTTTCATTTGATGAAGCTGCCGAGCTGGCTTATTTCGGGGCAAAGATTCTTCATCCTCAATCTGTTTTCCCTGCTCAGAAATATAAAATTCCGGTTCGTTTGCTCAACACCATGGAGCCGCAGGCTTCGGGAACATTGATTTCTACGGAAAGTGAAAAAGGAAAAATCAAATCCATTGCAGCAAAAGACGGCATTACCGCCATTAAAATACAATCTAGCCGGATGTTGTTGGCTTATGGATTTTTGAGACGGGTATTTGAAATCTTTGAAAGGTATAAAACGCCGATAGACATGATCACCACTTCGGAAGTAGCGGTATCGTTGACCATTGATTTTACCGACAATCTGGAGAAAATTGTGGAAGAGCTACATGCTTTTGGTTCGGTAGACATTGATACCAATCAGTCGATTGTGTGTGTTGTGGGCGATTTCAGTGCAGAGAAACATGGTTATGCAGCGCGTGTATTGGATGCCATTAAACACATTCCGCTAAGAATGATCTCTTATGGAGGAAGTAATTATAACATTTCATTGCTGCTGAATACCTCAGATAAAACGGAAGCATTAAAGAGTTTACATAACAGGCTGTTTGAATAAAAAGCAGATTACCTTCTTTTTATCCATACCAGGATACCAATAACAATAAAAATGAGTGCGATAAAGAGCCTGATTCTTCTGTCGTACTCCTTTTTACTGATCTTTTGATTTTTGAAATCTATTTGGTTACCAATGTAAATCAGGCCAAGGACAACGATAAAAAATATAACAAGATATTTAAACATTATGTTTTCTAATAAAGATATATCACAGTTCGCAAATGTAGAAACACCTTTTTACTATTACGACCTGAACCTGTTGCAAAATACTTTAAGTACCTGTGCAGCGGCCGCGAATTTATACAATTTTCACGTGCACTATGCATTGAAAGCCAATTTCAACGAAAAAGTACTGCAAAAAATTAAAGCTATAGGCTTTGGCGCTGATTGTGTAAGTGGTGGAGAAGTAAGCAGGGCTATCGAAACAGGGTTTGATAAAGGACAAATTGTTTTTGCAGGCGTAGGTAAATCAGACAAGGAAATAAACCTTGCACTGGATCAGGATATCTTCTGCTTCAATGTGGAGTCTGTTCAGGAGCTGGAAGTAATCAATGAACTGGCTGCAAAAAAAGGTAAAACAGCCAGAGTAGCTATCCGGATTAATCCCAATGTAGATGCACACACCCACCATAACATCACCACTGGTTTAGATGAAAACAAGTTTGGTGTAAATTCCTGGGATTTGCCACAATGTGCCGAAACCCTGAGGGTGTCTAAACATATTGAATTTATAGGTATACATTTTCACATCGGTTCACAAATTACCAATCTGGATGTATACAAAAATCTTTGTGTACGTGTAAACGAATTTGCGTTATGGTTTGAAGAACGCGGCTTTGCCGTTAAAGTACTGAATGTTGGCGGTGGATTGGGTATTGATTATCACAATCCCGATAACCAAATTCCTGATTTTGAAAACTACTTCAAAATATTTTCTGAATTTCTGGAAATCAAACCGGGACAAGAGGTTCATTTTGAGTTGGGAAGGGCATTGGTAGGTCAGTCTGCTTCCCTGATCAGTAGGGTATTATATGTTAAGAACGGCAAAAAGAAAAACTTTGTGGTATTGGATGCCGGGATGACGGAGTTGATGCGCCCGGCTTTATACCAGGCTTACCATAAAATTGAGAACCTTACCCGCGGAAATGCAACAGCAGTAAAGTATGATATTGTTGGGCCAATTTGCGAAAGCACTGATTGCTTTGGAAAAGAAGTAGAGCAGCCCGAAAGCTTCAGAGGCGATTTATATGCCATCAGAAGTGCAGGTGCCTATGGTGAGGTGATGGCTTCAAAGTACAACCTGCGCGACGAGATCAGGTCTGTTTATAGCGAAGGCTAATTTAGATCAGAACGTGTAGATCAAAAAAAAGGGGTATTTCATTTAGAAATACCTCTTTTTTATACATTTACTCCTCAAAAAAGTCGAGTAGTCCACCCAGGTAATACTGGTCCAATCCTTCCGTAAAATCTTCAAAATCTGCTTCGGGGATATTGGTTTGCACAAACTCAAGTGATGTACCTTTTTTATCTGCATGCAATTTAATGGTTACGATAGAAGGAGCATTATACTCACCAAAATACCATTCCTGTACAATCTTTTTACCATAATCAAATTCCAGGTTTTTGCCCACAATGTCGCCATCCCAGAAAGAAAATTCGGTACCCGGTTCTTCCGTAAATTCAACGGCAGCCCCCGTCCACAACTGTATACTTTGTGCTTTAGTCAAAGCCAGATAAACTTCTTCGGGAGGAGCGGGGAGCTGATAATATTTTTTAAAAGTCTTCATCAAATTTATTTAAATGCATTTATTCCTGTAACATCCATTCCTGTAATCAGCAGGTGGATATCGTGTGTACCTTCATAAGTGACCACCGACTCCAGGTTCATCATGTGGCGCATGATAGAATACTCACCGGTAATCCCCATACCACCCAGCATTTGTCTGGCATTTCGGGCTACGTTGAGTGCCACTTCTACGCTGTTTCGTTTGGCCATAGAAATTTGTTCGGGGCTGGCCCTGTTTTCATTCTTTAAGACCCCAAGGCGCCACACCATTAATTGAGCTTTGGTAATTTCGGTAATCATTTCGGCTAGTTTCTTTTGTTGCAACTGAAAGCCAGCAATAGGTTTATCAAACTGTATGCGCTGTTTGGAGTAGCGAAGGGCAGTATCATAGCAGTCCATCGCTGCACCAAGGGCACCCCAGGCAATACCATAACGGGCCTGGTTTAAGCAACCCAAAGGGCCCTTTAAACCGGTGATATCCGGAAAAACATTTTCTTTAGGTATTTTTACATTGTCGAAAACCAGCTCACCTGTGGCCGAAGCTCTTAAACTCCATTTATGATGCGTTTCTGGTGTCGTAAAACCTTCCATGCCGCGCTCCACAATCATTCCACGTATTTTTCCCGATTCATCTTTCGCCCAAACGATGGCAATATCAGCAAAGGGCGCATTTGATATCCACATTTTGGCCCCATTTAAGATGTAATGATCACCTTTATCTTTGATATTGGTTAGCATTCCACCCGGGTCTGAGCCATGATCAGGTTCCGTCAATCCGAAACAGCCCATCAGTTCGCCTGTGGCCAGTTTTGGCAAATATTTTTTACGTTGTGCTTCTGTTCCATAGGTAAAAATAGGATACATCACCAGCGAACCCTGTACAGAAGCGGTAGACCTGATTCCGGAATCACCACGTTCAATTTCCTGCATCAACAGGCCATAAGCCATATAATCCAGACCGGCACCACCATATTCAACAGGGATAGTCGGACCAAAAGCACCAATCTCACCAAGGCCTTTAATCAGCTGTTTGGGGAATGTTGCTTTTTGGGCATAATCTTCAATAATGGGGCTGATTTCTTTCTTTACCCAGTCGCGGGCGGCAGTGCGGATCAACAAATGCTCTTCCGATAGTAATTCGTCTAACAGATAATAATCCGGAGCTTCATAAAAGTCTTTTCTGGTAGATTTTTCCATTGTTTACACTATATTTGGTTTGCCAATGAGTGATACCCCAAAGGTAATAATTTAAGGGGTAGGGCTACTCAATACTCCATAAAAATAAATTTATCAGATGTCGTCAACTTCCAGTTATAAACAAACCGTTGCCTTAAAAGATGTGAAGTGTTTTGCCTACCACGGGTATTATCCGGAGGAGCAACTGACCGGCATTTATTTTATGGTTGATGTGGAGGTTGAGTTTATCCCTTTTGGGGAAAGCGAAAATCTGCAGCATACGGTAAATTATGAAGTATTGAACACCATCATTCTGGAAGAAATGGCCAATACACAAAAAATGCTGGAAACAGTTGTCAAAAACATCATCGACCGCAGTATTGCGGCTTATCCTTTTATCCTTAAGGCAACGGTTGGCATCAGAAAACTAAGCCCGGCTATGCCAGGCCAGGTAGGACATTCTTTTGTGCAGCTTAGCTACAAAGCCGACTAATGTTATAACTGTTCGAAGGAGATCATTCTTTCTCTTTCATCCTTAGGAATAGGAAAGGAGCTTTTGGTGGCATAATCAAATGCTACACAGGTGGTTTTGCCACGATTACATATCTCTTCTTTTCCATTGATGAGCTTCACCAGCAGGTATTCCAGGTCGAAACTGCTGTTGCCAATTCTGGAGGTTCGTACGTACATACTGATTTTGTCTTCGATAAATACAGGCAAAATGTAGTCCAGCGATGCCTGAGCAATCACTACTCCCGTTTTTTTCCAATCCCACTGAATCGCGTGATTCCAATATTTTGTCCGGGCTATTTCCATATAAGTAAAGTATACCGCATTGTTCACGTGTCCCATCATATCAAAATCTGCAAATCGGGTTTCTATAGCTGTTTTGTACTTAAAACTGTCTAAAGTACTGATAATATCTGTCGTTTTGTCTTGTTTAATATTTTTATTACGCCAAAATGTCTTGAAAATCATAAAAAATAGGGTTGGTATAAGAGTTGAATATAGGGTTAGTATAAAATATTAAATTATAAAAAACTTAAAATAGGAGAAAATAGCAATGACACTAGTAAAATTTAACAACAGAACCAGAAACACTGCACCTTACTTTAACAATGTTTTCGACTCATTGTTTAGCGAAGCATTAAATAAAAATTTAACTATTAATAAAGTTCCGGGTGTAAACATCTTAGAATCTGAAACCGATTATAAAATTGAATTGGCCGCACCGGGCTTAAACAAAGAAGATTTTCAAATTAATCTGAAAAAAGATACGCTTTCAGTTTGGGCAGAAAAAACCGCCAGCGAAACTGAAGAGAAAAAAGATTACACCAGAAAAGAATTCGACTACTTTTCTTTTGCAAGATCGTTTGTATTGCCGGAAAGTGTGGATGGTGAAAAAATTACAGCTGAATATGTAAATGGCATCTTGAACATTACCATCGGTAAAAAAGATGAATCTAAATCAGCCAGCAAAGAGATTAAGGTTTCATAATTGGTTATAGTTTGTTTTAAGGTGATAGGGGCATGTCGAAAGACAGCCCCTATTTTTTTGGCAAATTTATTTTACGAGCCGGTAGTCCTGTTTATGGTTTTGCGCTTCTTAAAGGTTAAGTATACAAACAGGTTTTGTATACTTTTATCTTAACTAAATACCATAAAATGACTAAAAGATTAAGTTTATTGCTTGCTGTTTGTCTGCTGCTAACTTTTACAGCAATGGCACAGAAAAAGGCAGAATGGGTCTACCTAAAAGGAGAGCTCAAAAATTTCAGTAACCAGGTACAGATCGAAGACCTGTCTGAGTTCCAGTATTTATTGCCGCCAACAACAGACCGCATCATTGTTCCGGATGCGCAGCAGCGGTTCGATATTAAATTTAAGCTGGCAGCACCGAATTATTTCCGACTGGGTCGGAATATACTTTACCTGAGTCCGGGGGATGACATGGAAGTATCGGTTGATTATAGCAACAATACTGCATCAACTTTTAAAGGCAAAGGTGCTGCAGCAAACGAATATTTAAGAAATACACCCTTTCCCAAGGGCGGGTCATTTATTGAAGGTGGTAAAAATATAAAGGAAACACCTGAAGCTACCATTGCTGCAGTCGAAGCACTTGCCGAAGCAAGGACAAAAGAGCTGGCCGCCATTAAAAATATATCTCCCGAATTCAGACGATTGGAGAACGCAAGGGTTAAGGCCGACCTGATCAACAGTCTTTATAGCGGTGAAAACTATGGCACCTATATGCTGAGGCTAAAGGACGAAAAAGCAAAAGCTTATACCGAGTCTTATATGAAAGCCATAGCACCTAAAGTGGCAATATACTCCAAGAACTTTGTTGATGCCTCATTAATGAAACTGGTGGTGTATCGCGACATTGCAGATGAACTTGTTAAGCAGGGCGGAAAATCCTCCGATGTACAACAAATTAAAGATTGGTATGGTGCTTATTCGCTTATAAGAGAAATGCAGAAGGAAAGCGACAAATCAAAACTAAATGATTTTAAACCTAAG
Encoded proteins:
- a CDS encoding ATP-binding protein, coding for MRSDSLLRMLEVIDDYAILFLDKQGNIENWNKEAEKIKGYTADEIVGHSFSVFYSEESRRNKLPELLIEEAKQKGRSQHEGWRLRKNGELFWAFVTLSAIYGDNNNVVGFSIFIRDLTAKRQLEKTTEEYARELEIKNKELEQFVYIASHDLQEPLLTVKNFVELFKDEYKDVFDDNAKLYLQFIDRSTERMRNLIKGLLDYARLGGQQAKSLVDCNALMDSLQNDLFSSINATGAEIHYANLPIIYGFETAIRQLFQNLVSNALKFRRPEVKPQVYISATNKDDFWYFEFKDNGIGIEERYKEKVFVMFQRLHNVADYEGYGIGLSHCKKIVELHGGRIGVESVLNEGSTFSFTLKA
- a CDS encoding response regulator, with protein sequence MKKYKDLDCVLLVDDDISTNFIHRRIVENAKINVDVKEITSAKEALDYLTYSGKYENNQDAPKAGIIFLDINMPGMNGWDFIAEYKKLDQKHKARIVVVMLTTSLNPDDEQHAANVEEIATYLHKPLNLEAFAKIADQYFEVLEDE
- a CDS encoding phospho-sugar mutase, encoding MQLEQATLNTINEWLKGNYDQNTKDEIQGLLNKEAYTELTDSFYRSLEFGTGGLRGIMGPGSNRINKYTIGTATQGLANYLNKKYPGEKIKVAIAHDSRNNSDYFAQITADVFSANGIHVYFFSALRPTPELSFAIRTLGCRSGVMLTASHNPKEYNGYKAYGADGGQFTAPDDALVMDEVAKIKNIDEVKFDRVDNLIELIGEEIDQLYLDKITALSVSPEAISRQKELKIVYSPIHGTGITLVPKALAQFGFTNLTVVEEQSKPDGNFPTVVYPNPEEKEALTLALKKAQEIDADLVLATDPDADRVGIAVKNNDGEFVLLNGNQTGSLLINYLLTAWQEKGKLTGNEYIVKTIVTSNLIEAIAEAKNVTYYNTLTGFKWIGQIMTQLEGKNTFIGGGEESYGYLIGDLVRDKDAVVSCAFIAEMTAFYKDKGSSLYDALLNMYVEYGFYKEELVSITKKGKTGAEDIKAMMEKFRNNPPATLGGSPIDTLKDYELGVQTDLKTGVKTELELPKSDVLQFITADGSIVSARPSGTEPKIKFYCSVNTALKDKASFKETNARLGEKIKAVMNDLEV
- a CDS encoding aspartate kinase; protein product: MKVLKFGGTSVGSPERMKKLLDIINPAEEQIVVLSAVSGTTNSLVEISAKLLKEDKQVALSLINALHQKYNEFVVELLTEGEFREQGQEVVDYHFNFLATLANDIFTPVEEKVVLAQGELLSTTLYHIYLKSIGVPSVLLPALDFMKIDEDNEPDVPYATTHLQPILDQHKDNKLFITQGFICRNSFGEVDNLRRGGSDYTASLIGAAIMAEEVQIWTDIDGMHNNDPRIVKGTKPIAQLSFDEAAELAYFGAKILHPQSVFPAQKYKIPVRLLNTMEPQASGTLISTESEKGKIKSIAAKDGITAIKIQSSRMLLAYGFLRRVFEIFERYKTPIDMITTSEVAVSLTIDFTDNLEKIVEELHAFGSVDIDTNQSIVCVVGDFSAEKHGYAARVLDAIKHIPLRMISYGGSNYNISLLLNTSDKTEALKSLHNRLFE
- the lysA gene encoding diaminopimelate decarboxylase, whose translation is MFSNKDISQFANVETPFYYYDLNLLQNTLSTCAAAANLYNFHVHYALKANFNEKVLQKIKAIGFGADCVSGGEVSRAIETGFDKGQIVFAGVGKSDKEINLALDQDIFCFNVESVQELEVINELAAKKGKTARVAIRINPNVDAHTHHNITTGLDENKFGVNSWDLPQCAETLRVSKHIEFIGIHFHIGSQITNLDVYKNLCVRVNEFALWFEERGFAVKVLNVGGGLGIDYHNPDNQIPDFENYFKIFSEFLEIKPGQEVHFELGRALVGQSASLISRVLYVKNGKKKNFVVLDAGMTELMRPALYQAYHKIENLTRGNATAVKYDIVGPICESTDCFGKEVEQPESFRGDLYAIRSAGAYGEVMASKYNLRDEIRSVYSEG
- a CDS encoding SRPBCC domain-containing protein, with product MKTFKKYYQLPAPPEEVYLALTKAQSIQLWTGAAVEFTEEPGTEFSFWDGDIVGKNLEFDYGKKIVQEWYFGEYNAPSIVTIKLHADKKGTSLEFVQTNIPEADFEDFTEGLDQYYLGGLLDFFEE
- a CDS encoding acyl-CoA dehydrogenase family protein, coding for MEKSTRKDFYEAPDYYLLDELLSEEHLLIRTAARDWVKKEISPIIEDYAQKATFPKQLIKGLGEIGAFGPTIPVEYGGAGLDYMAYGLLMQEIERGDSGIRSTASVQGSLVMYPIFTYGTEAQRKKYLPKLATGELMGCFGLTEPDHGSDPGGMLTNIKDKGDHYILNGAKMWISNAPFADIAIVWAKDESGKIRGMIVERGMEGFTTPETHHKWSLRASATGELVFDNVKIPKENVFPDITGLKGPLGCLNQARYGIAWGALGAAMDCYDTALRYSKQRIQFDKPIAGFQLQQKKLAEMITEITKAQLMVWRLGVLKNENRASPEQISMAKRNSVEVALNVARNARQMLGGMGITGEYSIMRHMMNLESVVTYEGTHDIHLLITGMDVTGINAFK
- a CDS encoding dihydroneopterin aldolase, with protein sequence MSSTSSYKQTVALKDVKCFAYHGYYPEEQLTGIYFMVDVEVEFIPFGESENLQHTVNYEVLNTIILEEMANTQKMLETVVKNIIDRSIAAYPFILKATVGIRKLSPAMPGQVGHSFVQLSYKAD
- a CDS encoding thioesterase family protein, which codes for MIFKTFWRNKNIKQDKTTDIISTLDSFKYKTAIETRFADFDMMGHVNNAVYFTYMEIARTKYWNHAIQWDWKKTGVVIAQASLDYILPVFIEDKISMYVRTSRIGNSSFDLEYLLVKLINGKEEICNRGKTTCVAFDYATKSSFPIPKDERERMISFEQL
- a CDS encoding Hsp20/alpha crystallin family protein; its protein translation is MTLVKFNNRTRNTAPYFNNVFDSLFSEALNKNLTINKVPGVNILESETDYKIELAAPGLNKEDFQINLKKDTLSVWAEKTASETEEKKDYTRKEFDYFSFARSFVLPESVDGEKITAEYVNGILNITIGKKDESKSASKEIKVS
- a CDS encoding TlpA disulfide reductase family protein translates to MTKRLSLLLAVCLLLTFTAMAQKKAEWVYLKGELKNFSNQVQIEDLSEFQYLLPPTTDRIIVPDAQQRFDIKFKLAAPNYFRLGRNILYLSPGDDMEVSVDYSNNTASTFKGKGAAANEYLRNTPFPKGGSFIEGGKNIKETPEATIAAVEALAEARTKELAAIKNISPEFRRLENARVKADLINSLYSGENYGTYMLRLKDEKAKAYTESYMKAIAPKVAIYSKNFVDASLMKLVVYRDIADELVKQGGKSSDVQQIKDWYGAYSLIREMQKESDKSKLNDFKPKLAAVKTPGYRIASTQMLSRLMAFGKGDTPIDFVAKDIEGKRVSLSSLKGKVIYIDLWAIWCGPCMEEMPHFEKLKDKYKDNPEIAFVSLSIDDTEAPWKASVAQRKASGLQWNINRNKLQAYNIVGIPRILLIGKDFKMADMNAALPSDAKAITAIEKLLN